From Pelotomaculum schinkii, the proteins below share one genomic window:
- the rnpM gene encoding RNase P modulator RnpM — protein sequence MPRVKKIPQRMCVGCHEMRAKKELIRVVRTPDDKIEIDPTGKLSGRGAYICPQIECLQKAIKGKRLDKALQRTITQDILEVLKQGLVK from the coding sequence GTGCCCAGGGTGAAAAAGATTCCCCAGCGCATGTGTGTCGGGTGCCATGAGATGAGGGCCAAAAAAGAACTAATCCGTGTAGTGCGGACGCCCGACGATAAAATTGAGATCGACCCGACCGGAAAACTTTCCGGCCGCGGCGCCTATATCTGCCCGCAAATTGAATGTCTGCAAAAAGCTATCAAGGGTAAACGTCTGGATAAAGCCCTGCAGCGCACAATAACACAGGATATTTTGGAAGTACTGAAGCAGGGGTTGGTAAAATAA
- the rpsO gene encoding 30S ribosomal protein S15, producing MALTSDHKQSVITKYKLHENDTGSPEVQVAVLTEKINVLTEHLKIHKGDHHSRRGLLKMVGQRRALLNYLKDRHFDRYRSLIEKLGLRK from the coding sequence ATGGCCTTGACTAGCGACCATAAGCAAAGTGTGATCACCAAATACAAGTTACACGAGAATGATACAGGTTCCCCAGAGGTGCAGGTGGCGGTTTTGACTGAGAAGATCAACGTCCTTACAGAACACCTTAAAATCCACAAGGGCGACCACCACTCCAGGCGGGGACTATTGAAAATGGTTGGTCAAAGAAGGGCTCTGCTCAATTATTTGAAAGACCGTCACTTTGACCGGTATCGTTCATTAATTGAGAAGCTCGGTTTAAGGAAATAG
- the infB gene encoding translation initiation factor IF-2: protein MVKKRVHELAKELNIESKEIIKKLSQMGIEVKSHMSTIEDKDVGEILRQYRKAGQADEKKVSERTSKVSETRGAPNAAAPTARESKGDLRRDKEKNALDAKKTDKNRGTQSGSRHRTDYNRGPGLVDRVPSRPPDRRFQEKPPEKQARPWGAPKVEQQTKPKMVESPPERPKFDKPQQDRPLQEKRQLERPLAEQPAMPKPTQGRTGQTRPQGEHARPDRPFHERGQGQTKPQPQGRTPGTAPQQGPTPRYPRQGGPGRPQDQRSAGGFRPGGGPAVTGARVGERGAAPMGPSDRRVFDRGPGTAAKPRTDQQAIRPMARPDDKGRPALLQTKTPDKQKPVSKPGAQKTAKGRYEKRSAIAEHAEGKLRHRTGPRKKGPAKSHEIKPLQPVEKKPVILGESTTVQELSLKMHKGPAELIKKLLSMGVMVTINQEIDTDTALILAEEYGYEVEIKLPVDLEAQLMQEPEEDSALLQTRPCVVTVMGHVDHGKTSLLDAIRETNVTATEAGGITQHIGAYQVEHNGKKITFVDTPGHEAFTAMRARGAQVTDIAILVVAADDGVMPQTIEAINHSKDAKVPIIVAINKIDKPGANPDRVKQELTEHGLVAEEWGGDTICVNVSAIKREGLTDLLEMILLVAEVSELKANQNRPARGTVIEAELDKARGPVANVLVQNGSLNIGDTIIAGAALGRVRAMMDDKGRRIKKAGPSTPVEVIGFSDVPLAGDIFMAVEDEKLARTIVARRQTKKREEELKTTTRVSLEDLFKHIQEGQIKELGIIVKADVQGSVEALRQALERLNTGEVKVNIIHGGVGAISETDIMFASASNAIIIGFNVRPDVNARKAAESEKVDVRLYRVIYDAIEDVKAAMSGLLDPEYKEVMLGRAEIRKIFRASKIGTIAGCYVLEGKLERDAGVRVVRDGIVVHEGKLDSLKRFKDDVKEVVQGYECGLALEKFNEIKEGDIIEAFSIEAIKRELS from the coding sequence ATGGTAAAAAAACGCGTACACGAACTTGCCAAGGAACTTAACATAGAAAGTAAAGAGATTATTAAGAAACTTAGCCAAATGGGTATTGAAGTCAAGTCCCATATGAGTACCATTGAGGACAAGGATGTTGGTGAAATCCTGCGACAATACCGCAAGGCTGGCCAGGCCGATGAAAAGAAGGTTTCCGAAAGGACTTCAAAAGTCTCTGAAACCAGAGGCGCGCCAAACGCGGCAGCGCCAACCGCCAGGGAATCCAAGGGTGATCTCAGAAGAGATAAAGAAAAGAATGCTTTGGATGCTAAAAAAACCGATAAGAACCGGGGTACACAGTCCGGCTCCAGACACAGGACTGATTATAATAGAGGACCCGGGCTGGTAGACCGCGTCCCTTCACGCCCACCGGACCGGCGCTTTCAGGAAAAACCGCCTGAAAAACAAGCACGACCCTGGGGGGCCCCTAAAGTTGAGCAGCAGACTAAACCTAAAATGGTTGAAAGCCCGCCGGAGCGCCCGAAATTTGATAAACCTCAACAGGATCGCCCCTTGCAGGAAAAAAGGCAGTTAGAGCGGCCACTTGCGGAACAACCGGCCATGCCCAAACCAACGCAGGGACGTACCGGCCAAACCAGGCCGCAAGGTGAACATGCTAGACCGGATCGTCCTTTCCATGAAAGAGGCCAGGGACAGACCAAGCCTCAACCCCAAGGAAGAACACCGGGCACGGCGCCACAACAGGGGCCAACTCCGCGCTACCCGCGGCAGGGAGGTCCAGGTAGACCCCAGGATCAGAGATCGGCCGGAGGATTCAGACCGGGAGGTGGTCCGGCAGTAACCGGTGCGAGAGTTGGCGAACGTGGAGCAGCCCCGATGGGGCCATCTGATAGAAGGGTGTTTGATCGCGGGCCAGGTACAGCTGCGAAACCAAGGACGGACCAGCAGGCAATCAGGCCGATGGCTAGACCGGACGATAAAGGCAGGCCGGCCTTGCTGCAAACAAAAACTCCCGATAAACAGAAGCCGGTATCCAAACCCGGCGCCCAGAAGACAGCAAAGGGCCGCTATGAAAAACGCAGCGCCATCGCGGAACATGCTGAAGGAAAACTACGTCACAGAACGGGCCCGCGTAAGAAAGGACCGGCCAAATCACACGAAATAAAGCCGCTTCAGCCGGTGGAGAAAAAGCCGGTTATACTTGGCGAATCTACCACGGTACAGGAACTGTCCTTGAAAATGCATAAAGGGCCGGCTGAATTGATTAAGAAGTTGCTCAGTATGGGTGTAATGGTTACCATTAACCAGGAAATCGACACCGATACTGCTTTGATTTTGGCTGAGGAATATGGTTATGAGGTAGAGATAAAACTACCGGTTGACCTTGAAGCGCAGCTGATGCAAGAACCTGAAGAAGACAGCGCTCTTCTACAGACCAGGCCTTGTGTGGTAACGGTGATGGGCCATGTGGACCATGGCAAAACCTCTTTACTGGACGCGATCCGGGAGACGAATGTGACCGCCACCGAGGCAGGTGGAATTACCCAGCACATCGGGGCTTACCAGGTAGAACACAATGGTAAAAAGATTACTTTTGTGGACACCCCGGGTCACGAAGCCTTTACCGCAATGCGCGCGCGGGGAGCGCAGGTCACCGACATTGCCATACTTGTTGTGGCAGCGGATGACGGCGTCATGCCGCAAACCATTGAGGCAATCAACCATTCTAAAGATGCCAAAGTCCCTATTATTGTTGCTATCAATAAAATTGACAAACCCGGCGCCAACCCTGATCGGGTCAAGCAGGAACTAACCGAGCACGGCCTGGTGGCAGAGGAATGGGGCGGGGATACCATCTGCGTCAATGTTTCGGCAATTAAAAGGGAAGGCTTAACAGATCTTCTCGAAATGATCCTGCTGGTGGCTGAAGTCAGCGAACTCAAGGCCAACCAGAACCGACCTGCCAGAGGTACGGTTATTGAGGCGGAACTGGACAAGGCGCGCGGACCAGTTGCCAACGTACTGGTCCAAAACGGTTCCTTGAACATTGGTGATACGATTATTGCCGGAGCTGCTTTGGGCCGGGTCCGGGCGATGATGGACGATAAAGGCCGCCGCATTAAAAAAGCCGGGCCGTCTACTCCGGTAGAAGTCATTGGCTTTTCAGATGTTCCGCTGGCAGGAGACATATTCATGGCGGTTGAGGATGAAAAGCTGGCCAGGACTATTGTCGCTCGCAGGCAAACTAAGAAGCGGGAGGAAGAACTCAAAACAACCACCCGTGTATCTCTGGAAGACCTGTTCAAGCATATCCAGGAAGGACAGATCAAAGAACTGGGGATTATTGTCAAAGCCGATGTGCAGGGATCGGTTGAGGCGCTGCGCCAGGCCTTGGAACGCCTCAACACCGGAGAGGTAAAGGTAAATATCATTCATGGCGGCGTGGGAGCTATTAGTGAGACTGACATCATGTTTGCCTCAGCCTCTAATGCCATCATAATAGGTTTTAACGTCCGTCCCGATGTCAACGCCAGAAAGGCTGCCGAAAGCGAAAAGGTAGATGTGCGTCTCTACCGGGTTATTTATGACGCTATTGAAGACGTAAAGGCGGCAATGAGCGGATTGCTTGATCCGGAATACAAGGAGGTAATGCTTGGAAGGGCCGAGATACGCAAGATTTTCAGGGCCTCCAAAATAGGTACTATTGCCGGGTGCTATGTCCTTGAAGGCAAACTTGAAAGAGACGCCGGGGTAAGGGTAGTTCGTGACGGGATCGTAGTGCATGAAGGAAAGCTTGATTCTCTGAAACGTTTTAAGGACGACGTTAAGGAAGTCGTCCAGGGCTATGAGTGTGGCCTGGCTTTGGAGAAATTCAATGAAATTAAAGAAGGGGACATTATCGAGGCATTTTCCATTGAAGCAATTAAGCGTGAGCTTTCCTAG
- the rimP gene encoding ribosome maturation factor RimP produces MAKQKTAATVAALIQPVFEDVELELVDVTFTKERNGWYLRIFIDKPGGVDIEDCQNVSREIELILDETDPIPQSYILEVSSPGIERPLKKPADYDRFSGSLANITTYAPLEGKKNFRGRLIGLRGSDVVLAVNGSEIIIPFEQVAGAHLEVEF; encoded by the coding sequence TTGGCTAAGCAGAAAACAGCAGCTACAGTCGCGGCATTGATCCAGCCGGTATTTGAGGATGTTGAGTTGGAACTGGTAGATGTGACCTTTACAAAAGAACGCAACGGCTGGTACCTGCGTATTTTTATAGATAAACCCGGCGGAGTAGATATCGAGGACTGCCAGAACGTCTCCAGGGAAATAGAACTAATACTGGACGAAACGGATCCGATACCCCAGTCCTATATACTGGAAGTATCCTCGCCGGGGATCGAAAGACCTTTAAAAAAGCCTGCTGACTACGACCGTTTCAGTGGTAGTCTGGCTAATATCACTACATATGCGCCGCTTGAAGGCAAAAAGAATTTTCGTGGACGCCTTATAGGTCTTCGCGGCAGTGACGTGGTGCTGGCTGTTAACGGTTCGGAAATAATAATTCCGTTTGAACAGGTTGCAGGAGCGCACCTTGAAGTGGAATTTTAA
- a CDS encoding L7Ae/L30e/S12e/Gadd45 family ribosomal protein, whose amino-acid sequence MTVERLISLGQRAGKLASGAFAVKSNLNRGKARLLLIANDTATQSFQELSGLAAARGVPVLYYGSKDDLGRLIGKSPRTALAITDEHMAKGILEAFERGEANRTEQKTWR is encoded by the coding sequence ATGACGGTAGAAAGGTTAATCAGTTTGGGGCAGCGGGCTGGAAAACTTGCTTCGGGAGCTTTTGCGGTAAAAAGCAATCTTAACAGAGGAAAGGCAAGGCTGTTATTGATAGCGAATGATACGGCGACACAGTCGTTTCAAGAGTTGAGCGGGTTGGCGGCTGCAAGAGGTGTTCCTGTACTATATTATGGCTCGAAGGATGATCTTGGCAGACTAATCGGTAAGTCGCCGCGTACAGCGCTGGCTATTACAGATGAGCATATGGCCAAAGGGATTCTTGAAGCTTTCGAAAGGGGAGAGGCCAACCGAACAGAGCAAAAAACCTGGAGGTGA
- the nusA gene encoding transcription termination factor NusA, whose translation MNTEFLEALKELEKEKGISVDILLEAIEAALLSAYKRNFGSLQNARVHIDRETGDFKVYTQRMVTEHVEDPRQEITLEEAQQINPNYDQGDIVETEVTPRNFGRIAAQTAKQVVVQRIREAERNIIFEEFANREGDIVTGIVQRMEQKNVFIELGKTEAILAPSEQMPGEEYRHGERLKTYIIEVRKTTKGPQILVSRTHPGLLKRLFELEVPELHEGVVELKGIAREAGARSKIAVYSKDENIDPVGSCVGPKGMRVQNIVNELNGEKIDIIKWNPDPSKFVASSLSPAKVVAVEIWEEEKIARVIVPDYQLSLAIGKEGQNARLAAKLTGWKIDIKSETQMREIYPDEYGELFEEEDE comes from the coding sequence ATGAACACCGAATTTTTAGAAGCCCTTAAAGAACTTGAGAAAGAAAAGGGCATTTCGGTTGATATTTTGCTGGAGGCCATTGAGGCAGCGTTGCTTTCAGCTTACAAGCGTAATTTTGGTTCCCTGCAAAATGCCCGTGTGCACATTGACCGCGAAACAGGCGACTTTAAAGTGTATACCCAACGTATGGTCACCGAGCACGTTGAAGACCCGCGGCAGGAAATAACGCTCGAAGAGGCTCAACAAATAAACCCCAATTACGACCAGGGAGATATTGTTGAAACAGAGGTTACCCCCAGAAACTTCGGACGGATTGCCGCCCAAACAGCCAAACAAGTGGTTGTACAGAGAATCCGGGAAGCCGAACGCAATATTATCTTCGAAGAATTTGCCAACCGCGAGGGTGACATTGTAACAGGGATCGTCCAAAGGATGGAACAAAAGAATGTATTTATCGAACTGGGGAAAACCGAGGCAATCCTGGCGCCTTCAGAACAGATGCCTGGAGAGGAGTATCGGCATGGGGAAAGGCTGAAGACCTATATTATTGAAGTCAGAAAGACCACCAAGGGTCCCCAAATTCTTGTTTCCCGGACTCACCCCGGTCTTTTAAAAAGGCTTTTTGAACTGGAGGTTCCTGAACTGCATGAGGGTGTCGTGGAACTTAAAGGCATCGCCCGTGAAGCAGGCGCCCGTTCAAAAATAGCGGTTTACTCCAAAGATGAAAATATCGATCCGGTTGGTTCCTGCGTCGGACCAAAAGGAATGAGGGTCCAAAACATTGTCAACGAACTTAACGGAGAAAAAATTGATATCATCAAATGGAATCCCGACCCGTCCAAATTTGTAGCGAGTTCACTAAGCCCGGCCAAGGTTGTTGCTGTAGAGATATGGGAGGAAGAGAAAATTGCGAGAGTGATTGTGCCCGACTACCAGCTTTCCCTGGCCATTGGTAAAGAGGGACAAAACGCACGTCTGGCAGCTAAGCTTACCGGTTGGAAAATAGATATCAAGAGTGAGACGCAGATGCGGGAAATTTACCCTGATGAATATGGAGAACTGTTTGAAGAGGAAGATGAATAG
- the rbfA gene encoding 30S ribosome-binding factor RbfA, with protein sequence MSFRPERLAEAIKKEVSELLTEELKDPRIGFVSITSVEVSKDLRYANIYISVFGETAKRKASLEALQKAHGFIRGELAKRIRLRYMPEITFKLDESIERGSRLIALMNEVKDKDAGQYD encoded by the coding sequence ATGTCCTTTCGTCCTGAGCGGTTGGCAGAGGCTATAAAAAAAGAAGTATCTGAACTGTTAACAGAAGAGTTAAAAGATCCAAGGATTGGCTTTGTTTCCATCACCTCAGTCGAAGTATCCAAAGACCTTCGTTATGCAAATATTTACATCAGTGTTTTTGGCGAGACGGCTAAGCGGAAAGCTTCTCTTGAAGCGCTTCAAAAAGCCCATGGTTTTATACGGGGGGAATTGGCTAAAAGAATCCGCCTGCGCTATATGCCGGAGATTACCTTTAAACTTGATGAATCTATAGAGAGAGGCTCAAGGCTGATAGCGCTGATGAATGAAGTCAAGGACAAGGACGCTGGGCAATATGACTAA
- the truB gene encoding tRNA pseudouridine(55) synthase TruB has product MNGIINFLKPPGMTSHDVINFVRRTTGIKKVGHTGTLDPGAAGVLVVCMGQATRLSQFLIDDTKEYRAEITFGLATSTGDSFGQVTAQGNAAGLTEKTVRDSLTVFTGEISQIPPMTSAIKQQGKKLYQLARDGIVVDRPARKVTIYSLEYIWGTGWGSTRPRALLHLRCSKGTYVRTLCEDLGSYLGCGAHMSFLVRTRAGIFNISDSATLEEIKAAAIECKLMDKVIPMEKALFGLPVVTVKNGAATAVASGSKLYQPGVYQMPENLSEGDLVQLVGPEGLLAVAETILDPEYQDRLVFKPVCVLQAQAGGN; this is encoded by the coding sequence ATGAACGGTATTATAAACTTTCTCAAACCACCTGGCATGACTTCCCACGATGTGATTAATTTTGTGCGACGTACAACTGGTATAAAAAAAGTGGGGCATACTGGAACGCTGGACCCTGGCGCGGCTGGAGTCCTGGTTGTTTGTATGGGGCAGGCCACCCGCCTGTCACAGTTTCTGATAGATGATACTAAGGAATACCGTGCTGAAATAACCTTTGGGCTTGCTACGTCAACCGGCGATTCTTTTGGCCAGGTAACCGCGCAAGGTAACGCGGCAGGACTTACCGAGAAGACCGTCCGCGACTCTTTAACTGTTTTTACCGGAGAGATCAGCCAGATCCCGCCAATGACTTCCGCCATTAAGCAACAGGGGAAAAAGCTTTACCAATTAGCCAGGGATGGAATTGTGGTAGACCGCCCGGCCCGCAAGGTTACTATTTATTCACTGGAGTATATATGGGGAACCGGGTGGGGCAGCACGCGCCCAAGAGCTTTGCTGCACCTGCGCTGCTCAAAGGGGACCTATGTCCGGACTTTATGTGAGGACCTGGGCAGCTACTTGGGTTGTGGAGCTCACATGTCATTTCTGGTGCGTACCAGGGCCGGAATTTTTAATATATCCGATTCAGCGACACTGGAAGAAATTAAGGCTGCGGCAATTGAGTGCAAACTTATGGACAAAGTCATACCTATGGAAAAGGCGCTTTTTGGCTTACCCGTAGTAACAGTAAAAAACGGAGCCGCTACTGCGGTCGCATCAGGTTCAAAGTTATATCAGCCGGGAGTTTACCAAATGCCGGAAAATTTGTCTGAAGGGGATTTGGTACAGCTGGTAGGACCGGAGGGACTTTTGGCGGTGGCTGAAACCATCTTGGACCCTGAATATCAGGACAGGCTGGTTTTTAAACCAGTCTGCGTCTTGCAAGCCCAAGCAGGGGGGAATTAA
- a CDS encoding bifunctional riboflavin kinase/FAD synthetase, giving the protein MQLYHHWQGIKEKHNKIVVGLGNFDGLHIGHQKLIADLVALARKVGGTPAVFTFHPHPLAILKPEKSPLLLLSQKAKQNFFAKLGVEVLLQIPFDRDFASMSPEDFVKNVLHEEMGACGVVIGYNYTFGRYGRGTPALLEELSAVYGFELRVIPPIAIEGQPVSSTLIRGLLVRGEVTEAAKYLGYYPFVEGEVVTGEQRGRNILGFPTANLNIDQTLLVPANGVYLTKVHIDGESYFGVANIGVKPTFNTNNRNIEVHLLDFYKDLYGIHIKVSFTRRLRKEKKFASPSELVKQIEIDILEARAESLKIKE; this is encoded by the coding sequence TTGCAACTATATCATCACTGGCAAGGAATTAAGGAAAAGCATAACAAAATCGTAGTCGGCCTGGGTAACTTTGACGGTTTACATATTGGCCACCAGAAATTGATTGCCGATCTGGTGGCTTTGGCCAGGAAGGTTGGAGGAACACCTGCCGTATTCACTTTTCATCCTCATCCTCTGGCCATACTAAAGCCTGAAAAAAGTCCACTCCTCCTGTTATCCCAGAAAGCCAAGCAAAATTTCTTTGCCAAACTTGGAGTCGAAGTACTTCTTCAGATACCTTTTGATCGGGATTTTGCAAGTATGTCGCCGGAAGACTTTGTGAAAAATGTCCTTCATGAAGAAATGGGCGCCTGTGGCGTTGTAATCGGATATAATTACACCTTTGGCCGTTACGGTCGAGGAACGCCGGCATTACTGGAAGAATTGTCGGCTGTCTACGGGTTTGAGCTCAGAGTGATACCTCCCATTGCGATTGAAGGGCAACCTGTCAGCAGCACCCTGATCAGAGGTCTGCTGGTCAGAGGTGAAGTGACCGAAGCTGCAAAATACCTGGGATACTATCCTTTTGTAGAAGGAGAAGTAGTAACCGGTGAGCAGCGTGGCCGGAACATCCTTGGCTTTCCTACGGCAAATCTGAATATAGATCAGACCTTGTTGGTTCCAGCAAATGGTGTCTATTTAACAAAGGTACATATTGACGGAGAATCTTATTTCGGAGTTGCAAATATTGGTGTTAAACCTACTTTTAATACTAATAACAGGAATATCGAGGTACACTTACTGGATTTTTATAAAGATCTTTATGGCATTCACATAAAAGTAAGTTTTACCAGGAGATTAAGAAAAGAAAAAAAATTTGCATCACCCTCAGAACTGGTAAAACAAATTGAAATAGACATATTAGAAGCCAGAGCGGAAAGCTTGAAAATCAAAGAATAA
- a CDS encoding DHH family phosphoesterase — protein sequence MTNLYDIAAAIRRSESILICGHIMPDGDCLGSVLALGLSLEAMGKKVVMAGPDPIPAIYEFLPGVERFKTGATPDGVYDTFIILDCSVPERLGRDYQDLLTSKKVIINIDHHAGPGILGTYCYIDTAAAAVGEIIFDLLKLMQVSIPVETAINLYTAIVTDTGSFQYDNVTPGTHRRIAELLEFGAPGAQINILLHEEKPKAALVLLREALHTLTMSPCGKVCWMTVTLEMLKNTGALDEHTEGLVNYCRSIRGVEVGLLFREILEGTYKVSLRSKNIVDVNMLAVQFGGGGHAKAAGCILQGALREVQDKVTREAVLATGGTA from the coding sequence ATGACTAATCTGTACGATATAGCTGCTGCCATTAGGCGTTCCGAGAGTATATTGATTTGCGGCCATATTATGCCGGATGGGGACTGCCTGGGTTCAGTTTTAGCGCTCGGCTTGAGCCTGGAGGCTATGGGCAAGAAAGTGGTCATGGCCGGACCAGACCCCATCCCGGCTATATATGAATTTTTGCCAGGTGTTGAACGTTTTAAGACAGGCGCGACGCCGGATGGCGTTTATGATACATTCATCATTCTGGACTGCTCGGTACCCGAGCGGCTTGGCAGGGACTACCAGGATCTTTTAACAAGCAAAAAGGTCATTATAAATATTGACCACCATGCCGGTCCTGGTATCTTGGGGACGTATTGCTACATTGACACGGCGGCTGCAGCCGTCGGGGAAATAATTTTTGACCTGCTAAAGCTTATGCAGGTAAGTATTCCTGTTGAAACAGCCATAAACCTTTATACTGCAATTGTAACGGATACAGGTTCCTTTCAATACGATAACGTTACTCCCGGTACCCACCGCCGCATAGCGGAACTGCTCGAATTCGGCGCTCCAGGAGCCCAAATTAATATACTATTACATGAAGAAAAGCCAAAGGCTGCCCTGGTTTTATTGAGGGAAGCATTACATACACTGACAATGTCCCCCTGCGGAAAAGTATGCTGGATGACGGTTACATTGGAAATGCTAAAAAATACCGGCGCCCTGGATGAACATACGGAAGGACTGGTTAACTACTGCAGGTCGATCAGAGGGGTTGAGGTTGGACTTCTTTTCCGAGAAATTTTGGAGGGTACGTATAAAGTTAGCTTGCGCTCCAAAAATATTGTGGATGTAAACATGCTGGCTGTTCAATTCGGAGGTGGCGGTCACGCAAAAGCGGCCGGATGTATTTTACAGGGCGCCCTTAGGGAGGTTCAGGATAAGGTAACGAGGGAAGCTGTATTAGCAACCGGGGGAACAGCCTAA
- a CDS encoding MGDG synthase family glycosyltransferase — protein sequence MRTAEAIKKACGSLAPEAEVVILDTFRYANPLLEKVVLGTYMEMLKMTPVLYGYLYRRSERGQPLSGRGKEEFNRILSLLSAPRLMAYIRDFEPQIIVCTHPFPLGIISYMKKRGKFNGLAVATITDFTIHSFWIFPHVDTYIVGSEALIPQCEQYGIEKKRIRATGIPIDPAFSKPYDKYRLRLELNLDPDLTTILLVGGGLGMGPLLSAVKSLGSGNNRLQLIVVSGANKVLYERLARTIPSLSCAIRLYGFVDNIHQLMAASDLMVGKAGGLTCAEALALGLPMFIVDPLPGQEERNTEFICSMQAGVKVEEKDLAAVITNYLHKQSDIASMASAALGLGKPGAAYDLVDYMSHVVRDLKVI from the coding sequence ATGCGAACAGCCGAGGCCATTAAAAAAGCATGCGGCTCTCTTGCTCCGGAAGCTGAAGTTGTTATTTTGGATACGTTCCGCTATGCCAATCCCTTGCTCGAAAAGGTTGTCCTCGGCACTTATATGGAAATGCTTAAGATGACACCCGTATTATATGGTTATCTCTACCGCCGGTCGGAGCGGGGACAGCCTTTATCAGGCCGTGGGAAAGAGGAATTCAACAGGATCTTAAGCCTCCTGAGCGCGCCCAGGCTGATGGCATATATCAGGGATTTCGAACCGCAAATTATTGTTTGCACCCATCCTTTTCCACTTGGTATTATCTCGTATATGAAGAAAAGGGGAAAGTTCAACGGGCTGGCGGTTGCCACTATTACCGATTTTACCATTCACTCATTCTGGATTTTTCCGCATGTTGATACCTATATCGTAGGTTCAGAAGCTCTAATACCCCAGTGCGAGCAGTACGGCATAGAAAAAAAACGGATTAGGGCAACGGGCATACCAATTGACCCTGCCTTCAGCAAGCCTTACGATAAATATCGCTTGAGATTAGAACTCAATCTTGACCCCGACCTTACAACCATCCTGCTTGTGGGTGGCGGTTTAGGTATGGGACCACTCTTGTCTGCCGTAAAATCACTCGGCAGCGGCAATAACCGGCTTCAGCTGATCGTGGTCAGCGGCGCCAACAAGGTCCTTTATGAACGTTTAGCAAGAACTATCCCCAGTTTGTCGTGTGCAATTCGTCTTTACGGCTTTGTAGATAATATTCACCAATTGATGGCCGCATCGGATTTAATGGTTGGGAAGGCAGGCGGCTTAACATGCGCTGAAGCCCTGGCGCTGGGATTGCCAATGTTCATTGTTGATCCCCTGCCGGGACAAGAGGAAAGGAATACCGAATTTATTTGTTCAATGCAGGCAGGCGTTAAGGTTGAAGAAAAAGACCTGGCTGCAGTCATTACCAACTATTTGCACAAACAAAGCGATATCGCCAGTATGGCCAGCGCGGCTCTTGGCTTGGGGAAACCTGGAGCAGCCTACGACCTGGTTGATTATATGTCGCATGTAGTTCGTGATCTAAAAGTTATTTAG